From a region of the Actinomadura luzonensis genome:
- a CDS encoding pyridoxal phosphate-dependent aminotransferase produces the protein MTMLSQVPSHVPSQVPIASTIPLSWLHEIFYAAAEEERGPGGQVAKLHVGEPYFDPPPEVADALVAAVRRGETGYTPVDGLLELRELIVAKLRAANGIDAAPSRVFVTPGSCQGLASLLKAIAEPGAEILLPELHWPVHLQQALLAGLRPVFYPLGPGYRPDPEAVLAAAGPATRVLLLNSPANPSGVVMDAAAVGRLLHAARSRGWRVVSDEAYEHFVFDGEHVSPASLERGLPEAERIVHSTFSFSKSMAMTGYRLGYVVTADERTASTLRVVQEASIIGPSTPVQHAGIAAMRCLPAADAHGELVRRNRDAVLPGLVAAGLLPGLPSGGWYAMLDIARSGLDAETFAARLLRERRVAVVPGTGFALQPGLDGAGAVRSIEPAPWSHRLVRIAFCVAPEVLREGVARLLDFVAECDASRRV, from the coding sequence ATGACCATGCTGAGCCAGGTGCCGAGCCACGTGCCGAGCCAGGTGCCGATCGCCTCGACGATCCCGCTGTCGTGGCTGCACGAGATCTTCTACGCGGCCGCCGAGGAGGAACGAGGCCCCGGCGGGCAGGTGGCCAAGCTCCACGTGGGCGAGCCGTACTTCGACCCGCCGCCGGAGGTCGCCGACGCGCTCGTGGCCGCGGTGCGGCGCGGCGAGACCGGCTACACCCCGGTGGACGGCCTTCTGGAGCTGCGCGAGCTGATCGTGGCCAAGCTCCGCGCCGCCAACGGCATCGACGCCGCCCCCTCGCGCGTGTTCGTCACCCCGGGCTCCTGCCAGGGCCTGGCGTCGCTGCTGAAGGCGATCGCCGAGCCGGGCGCGGAGATCCTGCTGCCCGAGCTGCACTGGCCGGTCCACCTCCAGCAGGCGCTGCTGGCCGGGCTGCGGCCGGTGTTCTACCCCCTCGGCCCCGGCTACCGGCCCGACCCCGAGGCCGTCCTGGCCGCCGCCGGGCCGGCCACCCGCGTGCTGCTGCTGAACTCCCCGGCCAACCCGTCCGGGGTGGTCATGGACGCCGCCGCCGTGGGCCGGCTGCTGCACGCGGCCAGGTCCCGCGGCTGGCGGGTGGTCAGCGACGAGGCGTACGAGCACTTCGTCTTCGACGGCGAGCACGTCTCCCCGGCGTCGCTGGAACGCGGGCTGCCGGAGGCCGAGCGCATCGTGCACAGCACGTTCAGCTTCTCCAAGAGCATGGCCATGACCGGCTACCGGCTCGGCTACGTGGTGACGGCCGACGAGCGGACCGCGAGCACGCTGCGCGTGGTCCAGGAGGCCAGCATCATCGGCCCGTCCACCCCCGTCCAGCACGCCGGGATCGCCGCCATGCGGTGCCTGCCGGCCGCGGACGCGCACGGCGAGCTGGTCCGGCGCAACCGGGACGCGGTCCTGCCCGGCCTGGTGGCCGCGGGCCTGCTGCCCGGGCTGCCGTCCGGCGGCTGGTACGCGATGCTGGACATCGCCCGCTCGGGGCTCGACGCCGAGACGTTCGCGGCCCGGCTGCTGCGCGAGCGGCGCGTGGCCGTCGTGCCCGGCACCGGGTTCGCGCTCCAGCCCGGCCTGGACGGCGCCGGGGCCGTCCGCTCGATCGAGCCGGCGCCGTGGTCGCACCGGCTCGTGCGGATCGCCTTCTGCGTCGCGCCCGAGGTGCTGCGTGAGGGCGTGGCGCGGCTGCTGGACTTCGTGGCCGAGTGCGACGCCTCACGCCGCGTGTGA
- a CDS encoding winged helix-turn-helix domain-containing protein, whose translation MSRDSAEVRFVRWPAQAELRNRCRSEGIPCLLVVEGGARPPVCSDPREDWVRAPISRPDLEARVAALRQRVHDRRNPVLDATGTLLFDARSVTVSSTHTELMALFVERFCEVVYREELMERLAACGPPPTRNALDLHIMRLRRRVGTVGLAIRTVWGLGYLLEPSHAA comes from the coding sequence GTGTCCAGAGACTCGGCCGAGGTACGGTTCGTCCGCTGGCCGGCCCAGGCGGAGCTGCGCAACCGCTGCAGGAGCGAGGGGATCCCGTGCCTGCTGGTGGTGGAGGGCGGCGCGCGGCCCCCGGTGTGCAGCGACCCGCGGGAGGACTGGGTCCGCGCGCCGATCTCCCGGCCGGACCTGGAGGCCCGCGTCGCGGCGCTCCGGCAGCGCGTCCACGACCGGCGCAACCCGGTGCTGGACGCGACCGGCACGTTGTTGTTCGACGCGCGGTCGGTCACCGTCTCCAGCACGCACACCGAGCTGATGGCGTTGTTCGTGGAGCGGTTCTGCGAGGTCGTCTACCGCGAGGAGCTGATGGAGCGCCTGGCCGCGTGCGGGCCGCCGCCGACCAGGAACGCGCTGGACCTGCACATCATGCGGCTGCGCCGCCGGGTCGGCACGGTGGGCCTGGCGATCAGGACGGTGTGGGGCCTCGGCTACCTGCTGGAGCCCTCACACGCGGCGTGA
- a CDS encoding MbtH family protein, whose protein sequence is MSTNPFDDADGRFYVLVNDEEQHSLWPSFAEVPAGWRVVFGEEDRVACLEYVEQHWTDMRPRSLREAMAADPN, encoded by the coding sequence ATGAGCACGAACCCGTTCGACGACGCCGACGGCCGGTTCTACGTCCTGGTCAACGACGAGGAGCAGCACTCGCTGTGGCCGTCGTTCGCCGAGGTGCCGGCCGGCTGGCGGGTCGTGTTCGGCGAGGAGGACCGGGTGGCCTGCCTGGAGTACGTCGAGCAGCACTGGACGGACATGCGCCCGCGCAGCCTGCGCGAGGCCATGGCGGCCGACCCGAACTGA
- a CDS encoding cytochrome P450 → MSPSLDLTDPAAFVRTDPHAFWREVRREHPVYWHEPSGGRPGFWVVSRYADVLACYDDWKRLSSARGTVLDVLLRGGDSAGGKMLAVTDRPRHRHLRNLMLQAFSPRRLGEVAAKVEARTARLVAAVTELGRFDFAAEVAEHIPMNTICDLLSIPEQDRKELLQWSKSALSSERPDSAELDSLEARNEIVLYLMDLAFERRARPGDDVISMIAGAEVEGRPLTPEEIALNCYSLLLGGDESSRMSGIAAVLAFARDPGEWRRLREGAVGLDTAVEEILRWATPGMHFARTALTDLTLGGQRVRAGDIVTLWNTSANNDETVFPGPRVLDLGRRPNKHLTFGHGPHFCVGAFLGRTELRALLESLVACVGTIELDGTPARIYSNFLYGHSSLPVRFLPRAQA, encoded by the coding sequence GTGAGCCCGTCACTCGATCTGACCGACCCGGCCGCGTTCGTCAGGACCGACCCCCACGCGTTCTGGCGCGAGGTGCGGAGGGAGCATCCGGTGTACTGGCACGAGCCGTCCGGCGGGCGGCCCGGCTTCTGGGTGGTCTCCCGGTACGCCGACGTGCTGGCCTGCTACGACGACTGGAAGCGGCTCAGCTCGGCCCGCGGTACGGTCCTCGACGTGCTGCTGCGCGGCGGCGACTCGGCGGGCGGCAAGATGCTCGCCGTCACCGACCGCCCGCGCCACCGGCACCTGCGCAACCTGATGCTCCAGGCGTTCTCGCCAAGGCGGCTGGGCGAGGTCGCCGCGAAGGTGGAGGCGCGCACCGCCCGCCTGGTCGCGGCCGTGACCGAGCTGGGCCGCTTCGACTTCGCCGCCGAGGTGGCCGAGCACATCCCGATGAACACGATCTGCGACCTGCTGTCCATCCCGGAGCAGGACCGCAAGGAGCTGCTGCAGTGGAGCAAGTCGGCGCTGTCGTCGGAGCGTCCCGACAGCGCCGAGCTGGACTCCCTGGAGGCCAGGAACGAGATCGTGCTCTACCTCATGGACCTCGCCTTCGAACGCCGCGCCCGCCCCGGCGACGACGTGATCAGCATGATCGCCGGCGCCGAGGTGGAGGGCCGCCCGCTCACGCCCGAGGAGATCGCGCTCAACTGCTACAGCCTGCTGCTCGGCGGCGACGAGTCCTCCCGGATGTCGGGCATCGCCGCGGTGCTGGCCTTCGCCCGCGATCCCGGCGAGTGGCGGCGGCTGCGCGAGGGCGCGGTCGGCCTGGACACCGCCGTGGAGGAGATCCTGCGGTGGGCCACGCCGGGCATGCACTTCGCCCGCACGGCGCTGACCGATCTCACGCTCGGCGGGCAGCGGGTGCGCGCGGGCGACATCGTCACCCTGTGGAACACCTCGGCGAACAACGACGAGACGGTCTTCCCCGGCCCGCGCGTCCTCGACCTGGGACGCCGGCCGAACAAGCACCTCACCTTCGGCCACGGGCCGCATTTCTGCGTGGGCGCGTTCCTCGGCCGGACCGAGCTGCGGGCCTTGCTGGAGTCACTGGTGGCGTGCGTCGGGACGATCGAACTCGACGGCACGCCCGCCCGCATCTACTCGAACTTCCTGTACGGCCACAGCAGCCTGCCGGTCCGGTTCCTGCCGCGCGCGCAGGCGTAG
- a CDS encoding lysine N(6)-hydroxylase/L-ornithine N(5)-oxygenase family protein, with protein MPSSYDTYDVVGIGFGPSNLALAIALEEEAAELSAVFFERQPSLGWHRGMLVPSAKMQVSFLKDLATFRNPRSRFGFVSYLHAAGRLPQFVNNQDFFPTREEFHSYLEWAESRLTQRPVYNAEVVALRRPAHRPGGCVEVELRRHAHAGGEWRILARNVVISTGLVPKLPPGVERDQRVWHSSEFLDNFRAWDGGAIRRAAVVGAGQSAAEIARFLYDEVPGAHIFAVMPSYGYCVADDTPFANRVFDPAAVDVYFDGSEPSKQAIWRYHGNTNYSVVDDEVIQGLHRRAYDEELRGTRRLSFLPMTRVRGVKRVADDTRISVHSLLTDDHDDFEVDLVVFATGYDPMDPGRVLGELDRHCLRDAAGRYRVERDYRMVTDPDLDCGIYLQGGTEHSHGLSSSLLSNIAVRSGEIVASILEHRSKGVR; from the coding sequence GTGCCGTCCAGCTACGACACCTACGACGTGGTGGGCATCGGGTTCGGGCCGTCGAACCTCGCCCTCGCCATCGCGCTGGAGGAGGAGGCCGCGGAGCTCTCGGCGGTCTTCTTCGAACGGCAGCCGTCGCTCGGCTGGCACCGCGGCATGCTGGTGCCCTCGGCGAAGATGCAGGTCTCGTTCCTGAAGGACCTCGCCACCTTCCGCAACCCGCGCTCGCGCTTCGGCTTCGTCTCCTACCTGCACGCGGCCGGGCGGCTGCCGCAGTTCGTCAACAACCAGGACTTCTTCCCGACGCGGGAGGAGTTCCACTCCTATCTGGAGTGGGCGGAGTCGCGGCTCACCCAGCGGCCGGTGTACAACGCCGAGGTGGTCGCGCTGCGCCGGCCGGCGCACCGGCCGGGCGGCTGCGTCGAGGTGGAGCTGCGCAGGCACGCCCACGCGGGCGGCGAGTGGCGCATCCTGGCCCGCAACGTCGTCATCTCCACCGGGCTGGTGCCGAAGCTGCCGCCGGGCGTCGAGCGCGACCAGCGCGTCTGGCACAGCTCCGAGTTCCTGGACAACTTCCGCGCCTGGGACGGCGGCGCGATCAGGCGCGCGGCGGTGGTCGGCGCCGGGCAGAGCGCGGCGGAGATCGCCAGGTTCCTCTACGACGAGGTGCCGGGGGCGCACATCTTCGCCGTCATGCCCTCCTACGGCTACTGCGTCGCCGACGACACGCCCTTCGCCAACCGGGTCTTCGACCCGGCCGCGGTGGACGTCTACTTCGACGGCTCCGAGCCGTCCAAGCAGGCCATCTGGCGCTACCACGGCAACACCAACTACTCCGTCGTGGACGACGAGGTCATCCAGGGCCTGCACCGCCGGGCCTACGACGAGGAGCTGCGCGGCACCAGGCGGCTGTCGTTCCTGCCCATGACCCGGGTGCGGGGCGTCAAGCGCGTCGCCGACGACACCAGGATCTCGGTGCACTCGCTGCTCACCGACGACCACGACGACTTCGAGGTCGACCTGGTGGTCTTCGCCACCGGCTACGACCCGATGGACCCGGGCCGCGTCCTCGGCGAGCTCGACCGGCACTGCCTGCGCGACGCGGCCGGCCGCTACCGCGTCGAACGCGACTACCGGATGGTGACGGACCCGGACCTGGACTGCGGCATCTACCTGCAGGGCGGCACCGAGCACAGCCACGGGCTGAGCTCGTCGCTGCTGTCGAACATCGCGGTCAGGAGCGGCGAGATCGTCGCCTCGATCCTGGAACACCGGAGCAAAGGAGTCCGATGA
- a CDS encoding thioesterase II family protein — protein MVRTWERRWLRPLTRGERPGLSVVCFPHSGGSAGFFAEWVPALPPAVRLLAVQYPGRGDRFREPPAGDVRTMAAGVAAELLETARQTPCVLFGHSLGALVAYETALALREAGSQPLRLCVSSSPPPELAAGGRTHLGPDEEFWTTLCELGGIDPDIAGNTELRSVLLPMLRSDVRASETYRPRPGTAPLSCAVRCYHGDGDPLVEEATQPEWARVTTGDFALRVRPGGHFHLRHDLAGLIADTVQVTPV, from the coding sequence ATGGTGCGAACGTGGGAACGGCGCTGGCTGCGGCCGCTGACCCGGGGGGAGCGCCCCGGGCTGAGCGTGGTGTGCTTCCCGCACTCGGGGGGCTCCGCCGGGTTCTTCGCGGAGTGGGTGCCCGCGCTGCCGCCCGCCGTGCGGCTGCTGGCCGTCCAGTACCCCGGCCGGGGCGACAGGTTCCGCGAGCCGCCCGCGGGCGACGTCCGGACGATGGCCGCGGGCGTCGCCGCCGAGCTGCTGGAGACCGCGAGGCAGACGCCCTGCGTGCTGTTCGGCCACAGCCTGGGCGCGCTGGTCGCCTACGAGACGGCGCTGGCGCTGCGCGAGGCGGGGTCGCAGCCGCTGCGCCTCTGCGTCTCCAGCTCGCCGCCGCCCGAGCTGGCCGCGGGCGGGCGCACCCACCTGGGGCCGGACGAGGAGTTCTGGACGACGCTGTGCGAGCTCGGCGGCATCGACCCCGACATCGCCGGCAACACTGAGCTGCGCTCGGTCCTGCTGCCCATGCTGCGCTCCGACGTGCGGGCCAGCGAGACCTACCGGCCGCGCCCCGGGACGGCGCCGCTGTCCTGCGCGGTCCGCTGCTACCACGGCGACGGCGACCCCCTGGTGGAGGAGGCGACGCAGCCCGAGTGGGCGCGGGTCACCACCGGGGACTTCGCCCTGCGGGTCCGGCCCGGCGGCCACTTCCACCTCAGGCACGACCTCGCCGGGCTGATCGCCGACACGGTGCAGGTGACGCCGGTATGA
- a CDS encoding winged helix-turn-helix transcriptional regulator, with the protein MAARIEDCPLARAVDRIGDWRTLELLHETLNGVHDVRRMRDDLGLTAGALRERLDAAVAAGLLAPHRDGYRPTDLGRSLRPLIAVLAAWGNRDLEPGRRALILVDARTGQEVEPVVVDRRTGRRVDTADHVFRAGPAAGPGLRSRYA; encoded by the coding sequence ATGGCCGCACGCATCGAGGACTGCCCGCTGGCGCGGGCCGTGGACCGCATCGGCGACTGGCGGACGCTGGAGCTGCTGCACGAGACGCTCAACGGCGTCCACGACGTGCGGCGGATGCGGGACGACCTCGGCCTCACCGCCGGAGCGCTGCGCGAACGGCTGGACGCGGCCGTGGCGGCGGGCCTGCTCGCCCCGCACCGCGACGGCTACCGGCCGACGGACCTCGGCCGGTCGCTGCGGCCGCTCATCGCCGTCCTGGCCGCCTGGGGCAACCGGGACCTGGAGCCCGGCCGGCGCGCCCTCATCCTGGTGGACGCCCGCACCGGGCAGGAGGTGGAGCCCGTCGTGGTGGACCGGCGCACCGGCCGCCGCGTCGACACCGCCGACCACGTCTTCCGCGCCGGGCCCGCGGCCGGTCCCGGGCTGCGCTCACGCTACGCCTGA
- a CDS encoding SDR family NAD(P)-dependent oxidoreductase — translation MSLQGRSVVVTGAGTGIGRAIAERALKEGALVTAVGRRRAALEELATDGAAQAVPEDVAAPGAAGRIVRAAVERFGALHGVVNNAGLARFARLEEAGPEEFDRMLAVNVRAPAELIRSALPHLRAARGAVVNVSSVGGVLSMPGRSFYGASKAALNSLTRSLARELAPEVRVNAVLPGPVDTPMWEEAGLTPEGRRDLRESLLAATPMGRFGTGEEIARWVCQLLDPDLAGWITGALVPVDGGRTT, via the coding sequence ATGAGCCTCCAGGGCAGATCGGTGGTGGTCACCGGGGCGGGCACCGGCATCGGCCGGGCCATCGCGGAGCGGGCGCTGAAGGAGGGCGCGCTCGTCACCGCCGTCGGGCGGCGGCGCGCGGCGCTGGAGGAGCTCGCCACGGACGGGGCGGCGCAGGCCGTCCCGGAGGACGTGGCCGCGCCGGGCGCGGCCGGCCGGATCGTGCGCGCCGCCGTGGAGCGGTTCGGCGCGCTGCACGGCGTGGTGAACAACGCCGGTCTGGCCCGGTTCGCCCGCCTGGAGGAGGCCGGCCCCGAGGAGTTCGACCGGATGCTCGCCGTCAACGTGCGCGCCCCCGCCGAGCTGATCAGAAGCGCGCTGCCGCACCTGCGGGCCGCCCGCGGCGCGGTGGTCAACGTCTCCTCCGTCGGCGGCGTGCTGTCCATGCCCGGCCGCTCCTTCTACGGCGCCAGCAAGGCCGCGCTCAACAGCCTGACCCGCTCCCTGGCCCGGGAGCTCGCGCCCGAGGTACGCGTCAACGCCGTCCTGCCCGGCCCGGTGGACACCCCGATGTGGGAGGAGGCCGGGCTGACCCCGGAGGGCCGGCGGGACCTGCGCGAGAGCCTGCTCGCGGCCACCCCCATGGGCCGCTTCGGGACGGGCGAGGAGATCGCGCGGTGGGTCTGCCAGCTGCTCGACCCGGACCTCGCCGGATGGATCACCGGTGCGCTCGTCCCGGTGGACGGGGGCCGCACCACATGA